One window from the genome of Oryctolagus cuniculus chromosome 1, mOryCun1.1, whole genome shotgun sequence encodes:
- the FOXB2 gene encoding forkhead box protein B2: MPRPGKSSYSDQKPPYSYISLTAMAIQHSAEKMLPLSDIYKFIMERFPYYREHTQRWQNSLRHNLSFNDCFIKIPRRPDQPGKGSFWALHPDCGDMFENGSFLRRRKRFKVLRADHAHLHAGGSKGAPGAGPGGHLHPHHPHHHHHHHHHHHAAAHHHHHHHAAPPPPPPPPPPPHMVHYFHQQPPPAPPPPPPPPHLPSQPAPQPPQQAQPQQPSHPGKMQEAAAVAAAAAAAAAAAVGSVGRLSQFPPYGLGSAAAAAAAAAASTSGFKHPFAIENIIGRDYKGVLQAGGLPLASVMHHLGYPVPGQLGNVVSSVWPHVGVMDSVAAAAAAAAAAGVPVGPEYAAFGVPVKALCHSASQSLPAVPVPIKPTPALPPVTALPPALAVPAASQQPPAPSTVCSAAAASPAASLLEPATASAAESKGGSLHSVLVHS, translated from the coding sequence ATGCCGCGGCCGGGGAAGAGCTCCTACAGCGACCAAAAGCCGCCCTACTCGTACATCTCGCTGACCGCCATGGCCATCCAGCACTCGGCCGAGAAGATGCTGCCCCTGAGCGACATCTACAAGTTCATCATGGAGCGCTTCCCCTACTACCGCGAGCACACACAGCGCTGGCAAAACAGCCTGCGCCACAACCTCTCCTTCAACGACTGCTTCATCAAGATCCCTCGCAGGCCGGACCAGCCCGGTAAGGGGAGCTTCTGGGCGCTGCACCCCGACTGCGGCGACATGTTCGAGAACGGCAGCTTCCTACGTCGCCGCAAGCGCTTCAAGGTGCTGCGCGCCGACCACGCTCACCTGCACGCTGGAGGCTCCAAGGGCGCACCGGGCGCTGGGCCCggagggcacctgcacccgcaccACCcgcaccatcaccatcaccaccatcaccaccaccacgccGCCgcgcaccaccaccaccaccaccacgccgcacccccgccgccgcctccgcccccgccgccgccgcacaTGGTGCACTACTTCCATCAgcagccgccgcccgccccgccgccgccaccgccgccgccgcaccTCCCGTCGCAGCCCGCGCCGCAGCCGCCCCAGCAGGCGCAGCCTCAGCAGCCGTCTCACCCCGGCAAGATGCAGGAGGCGGCTgccgtggcggcggcggcggccgcggccgcggCGGCAGCAGTGGGCAGCGTGGGGCGCCTGTCTCAGTTCCCACCCTACGGGCTGGGTTCggctgccgccgctgccgccgccgcggccgcgtCCACCTCTGGCTTCAAACACCCGTTCGCCATCGAGAACATCATCGGCCGGGACTACAAGGgcgtgctgcaggctggagggcTGCCCTTGGCGTCTGTCATGCACCACCTGGGCTACCCCGTGCCCGGCCAGCTCGGCAACGTTGTGAGCTCGGTGTGGCCGCATGTGGGCGTCATGGACTCGGTGGCCGCGGCAGCCGCTGCGGCTGCCGCCGCCGGAGTCCCTGTCGGGCCGGAGTACGCGGCCTTCGGGGTGCCCGTCAAGGCCCTATGCCACTCAGCGAGCCAgagcctgcctgctgtgccagtgccCATCAAGCCCACGCCTGCGCTGCCGCCCGTGACCGCGTTGCCGCCGGCGCTCGCCGTCCCCGCAGCCTCCCAGCAGCCGCCCGCGCCTTCCACCGTGTGTTCTGCAGCCGCAGCCTCGCCCGCCGCCTCTCTGCTGGAGCCCGCGACCGCGAGCGCGGCCGAGAGCAAGGGCGGCTCCCTGCACTCGGTGCTGGTGCACTCGTAG